GCGGCATGGGCCTGTACATCGTCCGGAGCATCGTGCAGGGCTGGGGCGGGCAGGCGTGGGCCGAGCGGCGCGGCGACGCGAACGCCTTCTGCTTCACGCTGCCCGGTGTGGGAGGCCTGGGCCTGTAACGTCGCCCCGTTCCGACCTCCCTGCCCCTGCCCGGTCGCCGCGCGGGGCCGTTTCCCGCCTGCGGCGTGCCCGCCGCCGGCCTCGACACTGACCACCCACACTGACCACCCTCTGACACGCTGCCCCCTGCGGGGTGGTACGTTCATGAACAGGAGTTCCCATGCGTGAAGCCCTTGAAAACGATCTACGTGCCGTCCTGAACGGCGCCCTGAACATGCTCGGCACGGTCGAGCGGATGCTGCCCGTGGCGGCCGACGTGCTGCTGCGTGAGAACGTGGACCGCCTGCCGGAAGTCAAGGCCCTGGACCTCGAGGTGGACGCGCAGGAGGCGCAGATCGAGGCCGAGTGCCTGCGGATCATCGCGCTGCACCAGCCGGTCGCGCGGGACCTGCGGATGGTCGCGCTGATCCTCAAGAGCCTCAGCGACATCGAGCGCATGGGCGATTACGTGGTGCATGTCGCCGAGGACGGCGCGGAACTCGCGCAGGCCCCGGCACTCAAGCGCTACGTGAACCTCGCGCGGATGCTCGAGCGGCTGGGCGAGATGAGCGAGAACCTGCGCACCGCCATCGCCGACCGCGACGTGACGCGCGCCGAGGCGACTGTGCAGATGGACGACGAGGTCGACGACCTGTACGAGCAGATCCAGCGCGAACTGGTCACGTACATGCTCGAGGATCCCCGCAACATCAGCAAGGCGCTGATGCTGATGCGGGTGGGCCGCAGCCTGGAACGCGTGGGCGACCACATGGAGAACATCGCCGAGCGCGTGCGTTACTGGGTGACCGGACAGCGCGAGGGCTGACGCCGGGCGCAGGTGGGCCGCCCCTTCCGGGAACGGGGGGGCGGTGTTTCATGGAGCGGCCTGCCTGGGGAGCCGCGTGGCGGGAATCCTGGGCCTTATCCTGTGGGGCGTGAATGCGTTGAAGTCCGGGCCGACCGTGCTGGTGATCGTGGGTGGCAGCATGGCGGCGGTGAAGGCCCCGTCGGTGCTGCGGCGGCTGCGCGAGCGGGGAGCGGCGGTGCAGGTGATCGCCACGCGCGCGGCGCTGGCGTTCATCACGGAACTCAGCCTGAGTACGGCGGCAGACGGGCCGGTCGGGACCGATGAGCACTGGTTCGAGGCCCGGCCCGACGCGCTGCACCTGACGCACGCGCGGGCGGACGTGGCGGTGGTGGTGGGTGCGTCGGCGGAGTTGCTGGCGGGCGCGGCGCACGGACACGCGAACGAGCTGGCGCTGGCGACACTGCTGAGCGTGCGTGGGCCGGTGCTGTGGGTGCCCGCCATGAACGAACTGATGTGGATGCACCCGGCGGTGCAGGCGAACGCGGCGACCCTGCGCGGCTGGGGGCACGCGTTCCTGGGGCCGGAGGTCGGGGCCTTCGGGACGCGCGGCGAGGGCAGCGGCGTGGGCCGCATGAGTGAGCCGGGCGACATCGCGGACGCGGCGCTGGCCCTGCTCTCCCCCACCGCCCCGGTGCGGGATCTGGCGGGCGTGCGGGTGGTCGTGTCGGCCGGCCCGACCCGCGAGTACCTGGACCCGGTGCGGTTCATCAGCAACCCGTCGAGCGGGAAGATGGGCTTCGCGGTGGCCGAGGAGGCGCGCGACCGGGGGGCGGACGTGACGCTGGTGACCGGCCCGGTGAACCTGCCGGACCCGGCGGGCATGCGGGTCGTGCGGATCGAGTCGGCGCTGGAACTGCGGGACGCGGTGGTGGAGGCCGCGCGCGCGGCGGGCATCGTGGTGATGACGGCAGCGGTCGCGGACTACCGCGCGGCCACCCAGAGCGGCGAGAAGCAGGCGAAGGTGGCGGGCGACGTGACCGTTCACCTGACACCGAACCCGGACATCCTGGCGCAACTGGGCCAGGAGAAGGGCGACCGGGTGCTGGTGGGCTTTGCCATGGAGACGCACGCGGGCGTGGAACGCGCGGCCCTGAAGGCGCAGCGCAAGAACGCGGATTTCATCCTGCTGAACTACCCGACGCGCGAGGGCACGGCGTTCGGCGGGGATGACAATCAGGTGACGCTGGTGCGCCCGGACGGCTCGCATGAGGACTGGCCGCGCGTCAGCAAGCGCGAGGTGGCGCGGCGGCTGCTGGATGAGGCGGCGCGGCGCCTGCCGGGTCGGACGGGCGCACCAGCGACTGCCCCTATCACCCCGCCCATTGAATAATTCACTGAATATGCATACCATGGGAGGAATGCCGGGACCGCTCAGCAAGGAACAGCGTCAGAAACGCATTCAGGACATCATCGCCCGCGAGAGCGTCAGCACCCAGGGAGAACTCGTCGAGCGCCTCCAGGCGGACGGCATTCGCGTCACGCAGGCGACCGTCAGCCGCGACATCAACGAACTGCGCCTCGTGCGCCTCCCGGTCGGCAAGGGCCGCCACCGCTACGCCCTGGCCCAGACGACCGGGCATGTCGGCGCGCAGGAGGAACTCGCCCGCCTCTTCCAGAACTTCGTGCACGACGTGGACCGCGGCGAGAACATGCTGGTCATCCGCACCGCCGAGGGACACGCCAGCGGCGTCGCACTGCTGCTCGACCGGGTCCGCCGCGACGACATCGTCGGCACCATCGCCGGCGAGGACACCATCTTCGTCGTGGCCCGCACCACCGCCGAGGCCGAAATCATCATGGAGGAATTCCACGCCCTGATGCTGGGATAACAGCGGATGATGGTTGAAAGTTGATGGTTGATAGAAGGGGGTGCCCCTCTATCAACCATCGACCGTTCACCATCACCTCCCGGTCACGGGACGTCTTCCTCGTCGAGGACCGGCACGTTGCCCACCGGGAGGTCCACGAAGGCGGTGGTGCCTCGCCCGACCTCGCTTTCCAGCCAGATGCGGCCGCCGTGCGCGTCGACGATGCCGCGCGCGATGCTCAGGCCCAGGCCCGCGCCGCCCTGGTCGCGGCTGCGGCTGTCCTCCAGGCGATAGAAGCGGTCGAACAGGCGTTCGAGCTGTCCCTGCGGGATGCCCGGCCCGTCGTCCTGCACGCTCAGGCGTACGGTGGGGATGCCGGTGGCGGGGCGGTCCACGGGGCGGCTGTCGAGCGTGACGGTCTGCGCGCCGGCCTTCAGGGCGTTGCTGACGAGATTGATGATCACCTGCTTCAGGCGGTCCGGGTCGCCCTCGAAGGTCACGTCCTGCCCGGTGGTGTTCAGGGTGGTGTGCTGCGCCTGCGCCAGCGGCGCGAGTTCGCGGGTGATCTCGGTCAGGAACAGCGGCGCGAAGATCGGTTCGCGCGTCAGGACCAGCGCGCCGCTGTCGCTGCGGGCCAGTTGCAGCAGGCTGGCGATCAGGTTCGTCAGGCGTTCGGATTCGCTCTGGATGATCCGCAGGCTCTCGCGTTGCTGCTCGTTGGGGTTGGTGCGGCGCAGCAGGTACCCGGCGTGCCCGCTGATGGCCGTGACCGGCGTGCGCAGCTCGTGGCTGGCGTCGCTGGTGAAGCGGCGCTGCGCGTCGAAACTGTCCTCCAGGCGGCCCAGCATGGCGTTCAGCGCTGTGGCGAGCGACTCGACCTCGTCGCCGGTCTGCGGGACTGGCACGCGCTCGGTCAGGGTCTGCCCGCCGATGCGTTCGGCGGCCCGCTGCACGCGGCGCAGCGGTTGCAGCGCCTGCCCGGCCAGCACGTACGCACCGCTGCCGGCCGTCAGCAGGCCCACCACGAACAGCAGCAGGATCACGTTCCGCAGTTTCAGGAGGGTGTCCTCCACGGTCGTCAGGGACCGCGCGACGTACACGATGCTCAGGCCGTCGCTGGTGCCCAGCAGGCTGCCGGGCACCTCCTGACCCGGCAGGCCCTGCGACAGCGGCGTCAGGACGACCATCAGGCGCATCATGGTCGGGGCGGGCCGGTAGGGTTCCTGCACCGGGTGGTTCAGGAACAGCTGCCCGCCACTGGAACGGATCAGCGCCGCGAGTTCCGCCTCGGACAGCGCGATGGGCTTCTCGGTGTCGACGCCCAGCGAGCGGCGAGACGCGTCCCGCAGGGCGCGGAGTGTGCCGAACAGCGCCTCGCGGTCCTCGGGGGTGCGGGCGCGTTCCAGCGAGTCCAGCAGCGTCTGCCGGTCGTACACGTCGATCTGTTCGAGCGCCAGACTGGAGTTCGGGAACTGGTAGCGGGCCAGCATCAGGGCGTCCGGCACCTGATCCGGCTCGTTGCGGTTGGCGTCCAGCGGCAACGACAGCTGATCGGACACGCGGGTGCTCTGCACGTAACTGGTGAACTGCGTGTACGTGCCGCGCAGGTCGTTGTCCAGACCGGCGATCAGGCTGCTGCGCATCAGGTACAGCGTGGTCACGCCCACGGTGGTCAGCAGCAGCGCCAGCAGCGCCGTGTAGAACAGCGTGAGTCGCCAGCGGAGCGTCATGCGTCCCTGCTGGGGCGGGTGGGGGCGGGCAGGGCGGGCATGTGCGGCAGTCTACCGGGCCGCCTCATGAGTCACCCTCACCCGGCCATGAGGAACGCGGGGGATGCAGAGCGGCCGCAGACCACGCGCCCCACCGGTCGGGACGGGCTGGTCTGCGGCCGCGGGTGCCTGGGTTACTCCTCGCGCAGCACGTAGCCGACGCCGCGCACGGTGTGAATCAGACGGCGCTCGCCGCCCTCTTCCAGCTTGCGGCGCAGGTAGCCGATGTACACGTCCACGACGTTGCTGCCGCCGGTGTACTCGGGCCAGACCTTCTCCTCGATCTCGAAGCGGGAGAAGACCTTGCCGGGGTTGCGGGCCAGCAGTTCCAGCAGCTCGAACTCCTTGGCGGACAGTTCCACGCGGCGCCCACCCCGGAAGATCTCGCGGCCGTCGAGGTTCATGACCAGATCGGCCACGCGGACCTCGCCGGTCACGGCCGGGTTCACGCGGCGCAGGTGGGCGCGCACGCGGGCCAGCAGTTCCTCAATGGAGAACGGTTTGATCAGGTAGTCGTCGGCGCCGCTGTCCAGGCCCTCGACCTTGTCCTGAATGCCGTCCTTGGCCGTCAGGATGATGATCGGGGTGTTGCTGGTCTTGCGGATGCGCCGGGCGACCTCCAGGCCGTCGAGGACCGGAAGCATCAGGTCGAGGATGACGAGGTCGGGGTTGACTTCACGGAATTTGGAGAGCCCGGTGACGCCGTCGAAGGCGACTTCGGTGGCGTACCCCTCGGCGGCGAGTTCGAGTTCAATGAATCGAGCGATGTCTTTCTCATCCTCGATGACAAGTACCAGGGGCTTACGTTCCATACGGCCAGTCTATGGACCGTTCTCATGAGAAGAGGGCCGGGGTGCTTAATCAGCTTTCATCCGCGGCGCGCGGACCGGGCGCCGGCAGGGGCCGCAGCAGGTGAGCGCGGCAGTTGTCACCGAAGCCCCGCAGGTGCAGCGGCTGGTAGGGCCGGGTCGGCAGTTCCCGGGCGTACCCGAGCACCGAGTCGCACAGCAGCGTCTGGCCGGGCTCGGCGGCCCCGCACAGGCGCGTGGCGTAGTTGACCGGCAGGCCGTAGGCGCTGTTCTGGCCGCCCACGACGCCCATGATCACCTCGCCGCCGGACACACCGGCCCGCAGACGCAGCCGCTGTCCCAGCTGGGCAGCCAGGGTCAGGCGGGCGGCGCGGTCGTGGGCCTCGGCCGCCGCGACGCAGGCGGCGCTGGCCTGCTCCAGCGGCCACCACGCGAGCACGGCGTCCCCCTGATGCTGAAGCACCTGACCGCCGCGCGCCTCGAGGCTCAGGATCATGACCTGCACGAATTCCTGCATGAGTGTCTGGTAATTGCGCAGCGGAAGCGCTGTGGCCATGGCTGTGCTGCCGACCAGGTCGACCATCACCAGGCACGCCAGGGTGCTGTCGTGGGCACCGGGAAGGGGAAGCAGAAGATCAGCCATAACAGTTGCCTTCATCATGCCTGAAGGTGGGGGGACCTGCCAGGGGTGAATCCTGCGACGTCAAACGGTCCTGCGCCCCTCACACACCGAAATCGTAACTGTCATGGTTACACCGGGCGATCAGATGTGAAAAACCGAAAAAACCGCGCCAGGAGGTCAATACCACCTGCGCCTCACACCCACCCGGCCGGGCCGTCCGGTCAGATCAGGAAGCCGTGCAGCGGCGGCAGGGTCCGGAAGGCCAGCCAGTCCCCCGGACGCACTCCGGGTAAAGCCTCGAAGGAGCCCAGGACCAGCGGCATCCGGGCCTGCACGATCACGGCCGCGCCCCGCACGGCCAGCACCTCGCCCTGCCCTTCCACGCCCGACACGCCCAGCACCGTCAGCACCTGCGCCGCCGGTCCCGGCAGAAGGCGCGTGAAGGCCGGGTCCAGCACCCCATGCACCACGACCCGCGCCTCGCCCGGCACCGCCGCGTACGGGCCGGAACGGTCGAACAGGTACAGCACCCGCCCGCCCGAAGCGAACTCCAGCAGCGGACTGCCCTCCCGCTGCGGGTACAGCACGCCGGACGCCGCGAACTCCTCGAAGCGCCCGGCAAACTCCCGTTCGGACGTTTCCAGCGTCAACGCGGCACTCCGGGGCACAGATTCCATATGGCGGCGAGTCTACCGCATCCGCCCCGGCCGGCAGGGTTCCGGGGATTTCCGGCCGGTCAGGTCGGGCCGGGCTCTCCCGCTTCATACGGATTCCGTTTGTTTCGCTGACAATCCGGAACTTCACCGGATTGCCAGCTCCACGTCCGGAACCCGTTTCTCTCCCACTCGCATCCGCTCGGATTGAACGGTCTTTGCAGCCCATTCAATCGGAGTCCGTATCAGACCAGTCGGGGTCCAGCCCGTCCAGGTCCAACCAGTCCAGGTCCGGGCGACCCAGGCCGCCGGGCGGGCACGTCCGGTCCAGAATCGCGTCGGCGCGTTCCAGGGCGAAGGTGCCTTCCACCTCGCGCTGCACGTGAATGAAGGCCAGTCCCAGCAGGCGTTCCAGCACCGCCCAGGCCAGCGTGCCCGGCGGGTGCGTGTCGCGGGCGCGTTGCAGCAGCGTGGCGGTCAGGCGGTCGTCCCCGTCCGCGAAGGCCCGCGCGGCGGCCGGCGGGACCAGCGCCCGCAGGTCCGTCAGGTCAGGGTGCGCCACGTCACGTCCGCGATCACGCCGGCCAGCATGGTCAGCGCCAGCCACATGTTCGCGTCGAAGAACGCCACGTTCACCCGCGCCAGGTCGTCCGGGTTCACGATGCGGTGCTCGAACAGCAGGATGCCGCCCATCACCAGCGCCGCGAGGTAGTACCAGAAGCTCGCGCCGGTCAGGACACCCACCAGCAGCAGCAGCGCGAAGGTCAGGGCGTGACTGGCCGCCGCGATCCGCAGCGCCCGCGCGATCCCGAAACGGGCCGGGATACTCCGGATGCCGTTCGCCACGTCGAAGTCACGGTCCATGGTGGCGTAGATGACGTCCAGGCCGATCATCCAGAAGATCACCACCGCCCACAGCGCCCAGGCGCCCGGCGCGAACTCGCCGGTCACGGCGATCCACCCGCCGGCTGCCGCCGCGCCGTCCGTCACGCCCAGCCACGCGTGACACAGCCACGTGAACCGCTTGGTGTACGGGTAGCCGATCAGGAACACCACCGCCAGCGGCATCAGCGCCAGGCACAGTGGGTTCAGCTGCGCCGCCGCGAACGCCATGACGATCAGGCTGACCACCACCAGCGCCCAGGCCTGCGCCGGACTGACCTTCCCGCTCGGCACCTCGCGGCCCGCCGTGCGGGGGTTGCGGGCGTCGATGAACCGGTCGATTACCCGGTTGGCACCCATGGCGGCCGTGCGGGCGGCGGCCATGGCGACCGTCACCCACACCAGCACGCCCCAGCCGGGCCAGCCGGTGCCGTCCTGCTGCATGCTGGCCAGCAACATGCCCGCGTACGCGAACGGCAACGCGAACACGGTATGCTCGAACTTCACCAGTTCAAGGTAGGTTTTCAAGCGTGATCTTCTGCTGGTTCCCGCGGCGCCTTCACTCACAATGCCGCAGAATACGCCTCCGGACGGCCCGCTGCCCCATACCACGCCCCGTTCTTTTTGCTATAGTGCTCGGGCGCGCGTTGCTTGACGAGGCGTAGCGCAGGCCGGTAGCGCACTTGGTTTGGGACCAAGGGGTCGCAGGTTCGAATCCTGTCGCCTCGACCAGACTGCTCCTCCGGGACAGCACGACGCAGCGCGCCGCACGCGGGATTGGTGTAGTGGTAGCACAGCAGCCTTCCAAGCTTCTGGCCTCGGTTCGAATCCGTGATCCCGCTCCACAGACCGGCCCCCACCCCAGGGGGCCCTTTTTCTTTCTTCGCTCCCCTTCTCCCTCTCTTTTCACTGCCCCCCGCACGCGCCCTTAGCTCAGCTGGATAGAGCAACCGCCTTCTAAGCGGTCGGTCGCAGGTTCGAGTCCTGCAGGGCGCGCCACAGACAGAACCCCCTTCCCACGCGGGCGGGGGGTTCCGTCTGTGGATACGCCGGAGCGGACGTCACACGGACGGCTCTTGCCCAGCCGTTGCCGGTTCCTTCACGCTGGCGGGGCCGCGCCGGGGGCCGGGGACATTCCGCACGCGGGCGCGCGGCAGCATACCGGCATGCCCGCGTCCGCACCACAGCCCGATCAGACGCAGCAGAGCGAAGCGCTGGACTTCCTGCACCTGTACCACACCGAAACCGGACGGCCCGGCCTGCGACAGCGGCAGGCCGAGGTGTACCGGGGCCGCCTGACCCTCAGCACCGAGGAGTTGACCTTCGGCGCGCGGGTCGCGTGGCGCAACAGTACCCGCTGCGTGGGCCGTCTGCCCTGGCAGACGCTGCGCGTGAACGACCTGCGCCACGTGACCGACCACGACGAGGTCTTCGCGCACCTGCTGGCCCACCTGCGCGGCGCGCTGAATGGCGGCCGGATCCTGCCCACCATGAGCGTGTTCGGCCCTGGCGTGCGCATTCACAACGATCAGCTGATCCGTTACGCCGGGTACCGCCAGCCGGACGGCACGGTGATCGGCGACCCGCAGAACACCGACCTGACCGATCACCTGCGCCGCCTGGGCTGGGCGGGCGGCGCCGGAACCCGCTTCGACGTGCTTCCCCTGGCGATCGAGGCACACGGACAGGTGCGGCTGTTCGAACTACCCGCCGACGCGGCGCACGAGGTCCACATCACGCACCCCGACTGCCCGGCCATCGGGAAGTTGGGGCTGCGCTGGCACGCCCTGCCGGTCATCAGCAACCTGACCCTGGAGGTCGCGGGGCAGTCGTTCCAGGCGGCGCCGTTCAACGGCTGGTACCTGCAGACCGAGATCGCCGCGCGCAACCTCAGCGACGAGGACCGGTACGATCAGCTGCCGGCCGTGGCGGCGGCGCTGGGACTCGATACGGCGTCCCGCCGCTCGCTGTGGGTGGACCGCGCGCTGCTGGAACTGAACGTGGCGGTGCTGCACTCCTTCGATCAGGCGGGCGTGCGGATCGCGGATCATCACGCGGTCACGCGGCAGTTCCGGCACTTCGAGGCGCTGGAGGCCCGCGCCGGTCGCCCGGTGCAGGGCCGCTGGTCCTGGCTGGTACCGCCCATGGCGCCGGCCACCACTCCACTGTGGGACCGCCGGTACGACGACCGCGAGGTCCGCCCGAACTTCACGCCGCAGCCGCCCGCCTGGCGGGCGGCGCGGCCCGGTGTGTGCCCGTTTCACCCGTAGCCAGCCCTTCCCCGGCCTGCCGGAGCGGCACGATATCGCTGGGCTCAGCATCGGGAAATAGAAAAACGCCCCGAACCTTGGAAGGCTCGGGGCGTAGTAGACGCAATCTGGTGTTGTCGACGTGACCTATAGAAAGGAGGTGATCCAACCGCACCTTCCGGTACAGTTACCTTGTTACGACTTCACCCCAGTCATGAACCACAGCCTAGACGCCTGCCGTGAGGCTCCCGGCGGTTTCAGCTGCAATTTACTCCCATGGTGTGACGGGCGGTGTGTACAAGGCCCGGGAACGTATTCACCGCGGTATGCTGACCCGCGATTACTAGCGATTCCAACTTCACGGAGTCGAGTTGCAGACTCCGATCTGAACTGGGGACAGGTTTCAGCGATTCGCTCACTCTCGCAAGTTGGCTGCGCGTTGTCCTGCCCATTGTAGCACGTGTGTAGCCCAGGTCGTAAGGACCATGCTGACTAGACGTCATCCCCGCCTTCCTCCTACTTTCATAGGCAGTCCCTCTAGAGTGCCCAACTCAATGCTGGCAACTAAAAGTAGGGGTTGCGCTCGTTGCGGGACTTAACCCAACATCTCACGACACGAGCTGACGACAGCCATGCAGCACCTGTGTCTAGGTTCCCCGAAGGGCACCCTCTCATCTCTGAAAGGTTCCTAGCATGTCAAGACCTGGTAAGGTTCTTCGCGTTGCTTCGAATTAAACCACATGCTCCACCGCTTGTGCGGGCCCCCGTCAATTCCTTTGAGTTTCAACCTTGCGGCCGTACTTCCCAGGCGGTACGTTTATCGCGTTAGCTTCGCCAATCACAGCATCCTGCGATTAGCCAACGTACATCGTTTAGGGTGTGGACTACCCGGGTATCTAATCCGGTTCGCTCCCCACACTTTCGCGCCTCAGCGTCACCTTCTGTCCAAGAACCTGCCTTCGCCATTGGTGTTCCTCCTGGTATCTACGCATTCCACCGCTACACCAGGAATTCCAGTTCTCTCTCCAGAGGTCAAGAATGCCAGTATCCAGTCCATCCCTGCGGTTGAGCCGCAGTCTTTAAAACCAGACTTAACATCCCGCCTACACGCCCTTTACGCCCAGTGATTCCGGGTAACGCTTGCACCCTCCGTATTACCGCGGCTGCTGGCACGGAGTTAGCCGGTGCTATTACTCAGGTACCGTCATCCCGCATAAAGCGTCTTTCGTCCCTGATTCAGAGGTTTACGATCCGAAAACCTTCATCCCTCACGCGGCGTCGCTCCATCAGGCTTTCGCCCATTGTGGAAGATTCCTAACTGCTGCCTCCCGTAGGAGTGGGGCCCGTGTCTCAGTGCCCCTGTGGCCGGCCACCCTCTCAGGCCGGCTATCCGTCGTCGCCTTGGTAGGCCTTTACCCTACCAACTAGCTGATGGAACGCAACCCCATCCCAAAGCAGTAAACCTTTACTGATCCCACAGGAGGGAGCAGCACATCACGTATTAGCGATTCTTTCGAACCGTTATCCGCGACTTTGGGGTAGGTCAGTTACGCGTTACTCACCCGTGCGCCACTACAGTCCGAAGACTGCCGTTCGACTTGCATGTCTTAAGCACGCCGCCAGCGTTCACCCTGAGCCAGGATCAAACTCTCCAAAGAATGGTTCCATAACGCTCCGCAAGCGGAGCGGTATCGATGTGTTTGATGCCTTGCTTGCGCATGGCTGTACTCATCAGAGTACTGTTTTGACTTCGCCCCGAAAGGCTCGGTCCGTTTCACGAATCTGGAGAACACCGGGGGTGGTGTTCCGCTCGCCCAGCCCTGTCGGACTGGCCTGTCATCGTCATTCAACACCAGATTTTCATGCGTCTCAGCGGTCGCCTCGCGGCTTCTCGCTCCCGCCCTTTTTCTCGGGCGAAGGGAACTATATGCCCCCGCGCCCATCCTGTCAACACCCGACCGCCCGACAGACGAACACGCGCCGTCCTCCCCCTCCCGAACCCACCGCCCACCCACCGCCCGGAGCTGTCAGAGACGGGATTCCAGCCGTTCTGCGCCCCGGCCCCGCACGTCAGCCCGGTATGCTGCCGTATGACCACCCCAGGACCGGACCTGACCCGCGCCGTGAACCTCGCCGATCTGGAAGCCCTGGGGCGCGCCGCGCTGGACCAGGGCGCCCTGGAGTACTACGCGAGCGGCGCGAACGACGAACACACCCTGCGAGAGAACCACGCCGCATACGCCCGCGCGCGCCTGCGCCCCCGCATGCTGGCCGACGTGTCGGGCGTGGACACGGCCACCAGCGTGCTGGGCCTGCCGCTGAGCAGTCCCATCGGGATCGCGCCCAGCGCCTTTCACGGACTGGCGCACCCGGACGCCGAGCGCGCCACCGCCCGCGCCGCCCACGCGCGGGGCAGCGTCATGACACTCAGTACCTTCAGCAACACGCCCATCGCCACCGTCGGCGCGGACGCGCAGGGCCGCTTCTGGTTTCAGCTGTACCTGCTGCGCGACCGCGAACTGAGCCGCCAGACCATCGCTCAGGCCGAGGCAGCCGGAGCCCGCGCGCTGGTCTTCACCGTGGACGCCCCGTACCTGGGCCGCCGCGAGGCGAACGAACGCCACCGCTTCGCCCTGCCCGCCCACCTGAGCGCCCCGAACGTCGCCACGCGCGACAGTCTCGCGCAGGTCGAGACGGACAGCGGCTCACAGCTCGCCAACTACTTCCAGCATCTGGTGGACAAGGCCTTCACGTGGCGCGACCTGGACTGGCTGCGCGCCCAGACGCGACTGCCCATCGTCCTGAAAGGCATCCTGACCGCCGAGGACGCCACCCTGGCCGCCGAGCACGGCTGCCACGTCTGGGTCAGCAACCACGGCGGACGGCAACTGGACACCGCCATCAGCAGCTTCGAGGCCCTCCCGGAAATCGTGGACGCCGTCGCCGGGCGCGCCGAGATCTACCTTGACGGCGGCATCACGCGCGGCACGGACGTCCTGAAAGCCGTGGCGCTGGGCGCCCGCGCCGTGTTCCTCGGCCGGGCCGCCCTGTGGGGCCTCGCCGCCGGAGGGCAGGCCGGCGTGGAACGCACCCTGGAGCTGCTGGAAGACGAATTCCGGCTT
The DNA window shown above is from Deinococcus sp. LM3 and carries:
- a CDS encoding adenylate/guanylate cyclase domain-containing protein; translated protein: MADLLLPLPGAHDSTLACLVMVDLVGSTAMATALPLRNYQTLMQEFVQVMILSLEARGGQVLQHQGDAVLAWWPLEQASAACVAAAEAHDRAARLTLAAQLGQRLRLRAGVSGGEVIMGVVGGQNSAYGLPVNYATRLCGAAEPGQTLLCDSVLGYARELPTRPYQPLHLRGFGDNCRAHLLRPLPAPGPRAADES
- a CDS encoding HAMP domain-containing sensor histidine kinase, whose translation is MTLRWRLTLFYTALLALLLTTVGVTTLYLMRSSLIAGLDNDLRGTYTQFTSYVQSTRVSDQLSLPLDANRNEPDQVPDALMLARYQFPNSSLALEQIDVYDRQTLLDSLERARTPEDREALFGTLRALRDASRRSLGVDTEKPIALSEAELAALIRSSGGQLFLNHPVQEPYRPAPTMMRLMVVLTPLSQGLPGQEVPGSLLGTSDGLSIVYVARSLTTVEDTLLKLRNVILLLFVVGLLTAGSGAYVLAGQALQPLRRVQRAAERIGGQTLTERVPVPQTGDEVESLATALNAMLGRLEDSFDAQRRFTSDASHELRTPVTAISGHAGYLLRRTNPNEQQRESLRIIQSESERLTNLIASLLQLARSDSGALVLTREPIFAPLFLTEITRELAPLAQAQHTTLNTTGQDVTFEGDPDRLKQVIINLVSNALKAGAQTVTLDSRPVDRPATGIPTVRLSVQDDGPGIPQGQLERLFDRFYRLEDSRSRDQGGAGLGLSIARGIVDAHGGRIWLESEVGRGTTAFVDLPVGNVPVLDEEDVP
- a CDS encoding nitric oxide synthase oxygenase translates to MPASAPQPDQTQQSEALDFLHLYHTETGRPGLRQRQAEVYRGRLTLSTEELTFGARVAWRNSTRCVGRLPWQTLRVNDLRHVTDHDEVFAHLLAHLRGALNGGRILPTMSVFGPGVRIHNDQLIRYAGYRQPDGTVIGDPQNTDLTDHLRRLGWAGGAGTRFDVLPLAIEAHGQVRLFELPADAAHEVHITHPDCPAIGKLGLRWHALPVISNLTLEVAGQSFQAAPFNGWYLQTEIAARNLSDEDRYDQLPAVAAALGLDTASRRSLWVDRALLELNVAVLHSFDQAGVRIADHHAVTRQFRHFEALEARAGRPVQGRWSWLVPPMAPATTPLWDRRYDDREVRPNFTPQPPAWRAARPGVCPFHP
- the phoU gene encoding phosphate signaling complex protein PhoU produces the protein MREALENDLRAVLNGALNMLGTVERMLPVAADVLLRENVDRLPEVKALDLEVDAQEAQIEAECLRIIALHQPVARDLRMVALILKSLSDIERMGDYVVHVAEDGAELAQAPALKRYVNLARMLERLGEMSENLRTAIADRDVTRAEATVQMDDEVDDLYEQIQRELVTYMLEDPRNISKALMLMRVGRSLERVGDHMENIAERVRYWVTGQREG
- the argR gene encoding arginine repressor, translated to MPGPLSKEQRQKRIQDIIARESVSTQGELVERLQADGIRVTQATVSRDINELRLVRLPVGKGRHRYALAQTTGHVGAQEELARLFQNFVHDVDRGENMLVIRTAEGHASGVALLLDRVRRDDIVGTIAGEDTIFVVARTTAEAEIIMEEFHALMLG
- the coaBC gene encoding bifunctional phosphopantothenoylcysteine decarboxylase/phosphopantothenate--cysteine ligase CoaBC, with the translated sequence MNALKSGPTVLVIVGGSMAAVKAPSVLRRLRERGAAVQVIATRAALAFITELSLSTAADGPVGTDEHWFEARPDALHLTHARADVAVVVGASAELLAGAAHGHANELALATLLSVRGPVLWVPAMNELMWMHPAVQANAATLRGWGHAFLGPEVGAFGTRGEGSGVGRMSEPGDIADAALALLSPTAPVRDLAGVRVVVSAGPTREYLDPVRFISNPSSGKMGFAVAEEARDRGADVTLVTGPVNLPDPAGMRVVRIESALELRDAVVEAARAAGIVVMTAAVADYRAATQSGEKQAKVAGDVTVHLTPNPDILAQLGQEKGDRVLVGFAMETHAGVERAALKAQRKNADFILLNYPTREGTAFGGDDNQVTLVRPDGSHEDWPRVSKREVARRLLDEAARRLPGRTGAPATAPITPPIE
- the mqnP gene encoding menaquinone biosynthesis prenyltransferase MqnP, producing the protein MKTYLELVKFEHTVFALPFAYAGMLLASMQQDGTGWPGWGVLVWVTVAMAAARTAAMGANRVIDRFIDARNPRTAGREVPSGKVSPAQAWALVVVSLIVMAFAAAQLNPLCLALMPLAVVFLIGYPYTKRFTWLCHAWLGVTDGAAAAGGWIAVTGEFAPGAWALWAVVIFWMIGLDVIYATMDRDFDVANGIRSIPARFGIARALRIAAASHALTFALLLLVGVLTGASFWYYLAALVMGGILLFEHRIVNPDDLARVNVAFFDANMWLALTMLAGVIADVTWRTLT
- a CDS encoding response regulator transcription factor, whose protein sequence is MERKPLVLVIEDEKDIARFIELELAAEGYATEVAFDGVTGLSKFREVNPDLVILDLMLPVLDGLEVARRIRKTSNTPIIILTAKDGIQDKVEGLDSGADDYLIKPFSIEELLARVRAHLRRVNPAVTGEVRVADLVMNLDGREIFRGGRRVELSAKEFELLELLARNPGKVFSRFEIEEKVWPEYTGGSNVVDVYIGYLRRKLEEGGERRLIHTVRGVGYVLREE